A stretch of the Clostridiales bacterium genome encodes the following:
- a CDS encoding RnfABCDGE type electron transport complex subunit B, with product MNIILATTLVIAVIGICVGAGLVFTGKKFAVEVDEREVAVRSKLPGNNCGACGYAGCDALAAAIAKGEAPVNACPVGGAAAAEAIGDIMGTRAGAMERKVAFVACKGTCDVTHNQGNYIGIKDCRAAVMAGINITDCNYGCLGFGSCVDVCPEQAISIRNGVAVVNRNRCVSCGLCAKTCPRGLITLIPESRIIRVQCSNKDKGPQVKKVCTAGCIGCGLCAKQCEFGAIEFDGTLARINPDKCTLCGKCAAKCPVKAITTTAV from the coding sequence ATGAATATCATTCTGGCAACCACACTGGTCATTGCGGTCATCGGAATCTGCGTCGGTGCGGGTCTGGTTTTCACAGGGAAGAAATTCGCTGTTGAAGTGGATGAACGGGAAGTAGCGGTTCGTTCCAAACTGCCCGGCAACAACTGCGGCGCCTGCGGATACGCGGGATGTGACGCGCTGGCGGCAGCCATCGCCAAGGGAGAAGCCCCGGTGAATGCCTGCCCGGTAGGCGGTGCAGCCGCAGCGGAAGCTATCGGCGATATCATGGGTACCCGGGCGGGAGCCATGGAACGCAAGGTCGCTTTTGTTGCGTGCAAAGGCACCTGCGACGTCACGCACAACCAGGGGAACTATATCGGAATCAAGGACTGCCGGGCTGCTGTGATGGCCGGCATCAATATCACCGACTGCAACTATGGCTGCCTGGGCTTTGGCTCCTGCGTGGATGTGTGCCCGGAACAGGCGATTTCCATCCGGAACGGTGTTGCCGTTGTGAACCGGAACCGCTGTGTCAGCTGCGGCCTGTGCGCCAAAACCTGCCCGCGGGGACTGATTACCCTGATTCCGGAAAGCCGGATCATCCGGGTGCAGTGCTCGAACAAGGACAAGGGACCCCAGGTGAAGAAAGTCTGCACTGCCGGATGCATTGGCTGCGGCCTGTGCGCGAAACAGTGCGAATTCGGCGCGATCGAATTTGACGGAACGCTTGCCCGGATCAATCCGGACAAATGCACGCTGTGCGGAAAGTGCGCGGCGAAATGCCCGGTGAAAGCAATTACCACGACCGCCGTATAA
- a CDS encoding RnfABCDGE type electron transport complex subunit D, giving the protein MSEALNISSSPHVRDRWTTPYIMRVVLLSLMPATCVGIISYGWQAFAIVALAVISAVLTEWVFNKIVHKPNTIWDGSAAVTGLLLALSLGPRTPLYLPVIGSVFAIAVVKGCFGGLGKNFINPALAARCFLLISFANAMSISPILDATSSATPMGVLRMNGTVDITRMFLGTADGVIGSSILALLIGGLVLWSMDIIHGQICCFSVLGGFTLFLALFGGQGFDIKFLLAHLCGGGVVMGAFFMATDYVTSPVSRLGQFIYGCLIGVLGGVFRLYGNTADSFSYAIIIGNVCTPLIDTYIVQKPLAYRKIGRTRPVKREPFRIPKPVIALTLIAAIAGVALSGVYSMTKGTIDLQELQKKTAAYKEVCPEAETFELVDAAEELIAKQDEKASPKINEFYVGKTADGQVAGYAASVTAKGFGGDVTMALGLTPDGAVRKIAFTELNETAGLGMEADKAPFKDQFTGRSGELNLIKGTASGEQEISALTGATVTSTAVVNGVNAGLAFCEEATKGGN; this is encoded by the coding sequence ATGAGCGAGGCGCTGAATATTTCCTCTTCTCCCCATGTAAGGGACAGATGGACAACCCCGTATATCATGCGGGTCGTGCTGCTGAGCCTGATGCCGGCCACCTGTGTCGGAATCATTTCATACGGCTGGCAGGCATTCGCGATTGTCGCGCTGGCTGTGATTTCAGCTGTACTGACCGAATGGGTATTCAACAAGATCGTCCATAAACCGAATACGATCTGGGACGGCAGCGCAGCTGTGACCGGCCTGCTGCTGGCGCTGTCCCTGGGACCGCGGACGCCTCTGTACCTGCCGGTGATCGGTTCCGTGTTCGCAATCGCGGTTGTCAAGGGCTGCTTCGGCGGACTGGGCAAGAATTTCATCAACCCGGCGCTGGCGGCACGCTGCTTCCTGCTGATCTCCTTTGCCAACGCGATGAGCATTTCCCCGATCCTGGACGCGACATCTTCCGCGACCCCCATGGGCGTGCTGAGGATGAACGGAACCGTGGACATCACCCGGATGTTCCTCGGCACCGCGGACGGCGTAATCGGAAGTTCCATCCTGGCGCTGCTGATCGGCGGCCTGGTGCTGTGGAGCATGGACATCATCCACGGCCAGATCTGCTGCTTCTCCGTGCTGGGCGGATTTACCCTGTTTCTTGCGCTGTTCGGCGGACAGGGCTTCGACATCAAATTCCTGCTGGCGCACCTGTGCGGCGGCGGCGTGGTGATGGGCGCGTTCTTCATGGCGACCGACTATGTGACCAGCCCGGTCAGCCGGCTGGGACAGTTTATCTACGGCTGCCTGATCGGCGTGCTGGGCGGCGTGTTCCGGCTGTACGGCAACACGGCGGACTCCTTCAGCTACGCGATCATCATCGGCAACGTATGCACGCCCCTGATTGATACCTACATCGTCCAGAAGCCGCTGGCTTACCGGAAGATCGGCAGGACCCGCCCGGTAAAGCGGGAGCCGTTCCGGATTCCGAAACCTGTGATCGCCCTGACGCTGATTGCGGCAATCGCCGGTGTGGCGCTGAGCGGCGTTTACTCCATGACCAAGGGAACCATCGACCTGCAGGAGCTGCAGAAGAAGACTGCCGCATACAAGGAAGTGTGCCCGGAAGCGGAAACCTTTGAACTGGTGGACGCGGCGGAGGAACTGATTGCGAAGCAGGATGAGAAAGCTTCCCCGAAGATCAACGAATTCTACGTTGGCAAGACTGCGGACGGCCAGGTGGCCGGATATGCCGCGAGCGTAACCGCCAAGGGATTCGGCGGGGATGTAACCATGGCGCTGGGCCTGACGCCCGACGGCGCGGTCCGGAAGATTGCTTTCACGGAACTGAATGAAACAGCCGGCCTGGGCATGGAGGCGGACAAAGCGCCCTTCAAGGATCAGTTTACCGGCAGGAGCGGAGAGCTGAACCTGATCAAGGGTACTGCATCAGGAGAACAGGAAATCAGTGCACTGACCGGCGCGACGGTTACCTCCACGGCTGTGGTGAACGGTGTGAACGCCGGACTTGCGTTCTGCGAAGAAGCAACGAAGGGAGGCAATTGA
- a CDS encoding flippase-like domain-containing protein — protein sequence MNRTIKRVLSALVIIISITAVIIIAFSNPEMKNAWKALASMDLKWVLGLFLCWAAYAGFEGCGTWSYLRSKGYKINLGRVIGVALIGFYYSNITPSAAGGQPMQVNSLRKAGIPVAYGTTAVTIRFVSNQLTICMMTLGLLIANRTFAYNQLGGLIWAARIGWAINFIAVPLVLLAAFKRNLIQAVIEWLISLLHKMHLVRDKEATVAKITEILDSYHAAMIALIHSPGQILMQILFSALSMLGMTGSIVFTYYAFGLSGTPWYQILTMSCLLFVSASYTPLPGASGAQEGGFMAYFAGIFTDGTIGVGLLIWRFFTYYMFLIVGVGTVLNDKRLIRQEKKRKQAEERLSGAADTPGEADNAAPETAGGTEDETQE from the coding sequence ATGAATCGCACGATCAAGCGGGTACTCAGTGCATTGGTGATTATTATTTCCATCACTGCAGTGATTATTATCGCTTTCAGCAACCCCGAGATGAAGAACGCCTGGAAGGCGCTTGCTTCCATGGATCTCAAGTGGGTGCTCGGTCTGTTCCTGTGCTGGGCAGCATATGCCGGATTTGAAGGTTGCGGTACATGGAGCTACCTGCGGTCCAAGGGATATAAGATCAACCTCGGCCGGGTTATCGGCGTGGCCCTGATCGGATTCTACTACAGCAATATTACCCCCAGCGCTGCCGGCGGACAGCCGATGCAGGTGAACAGCCTGCGGAAGGCGGGAATTCCGGTGGCCTACGGCACCACTGCAGTGACAATCCGCTTTGTTTCCAACCAGCTGACCATCTGCATGATGACCCTCGGCCTCCTGATTGCCAACCGGACATTTGCCTACAATCAGCTGGGCGGCCTGATCTGGGCGGCACGGATCGGCTGGGCGATTAACTTTATCGCGGTTCCGCTGGTGCTGCTTGCCGCGTTCAAACGGAACCTGATCCAGGCGGTGATTGAGTGGCTGATCTCGCTTCTGCACAAAATGCACCTGGTACGGGACAAGGAAGCCACCGTTGCCAAAATCACCGAGATCCTGGATTCCTATCATGCCGCCATGATTGCCCTGATCCATTCCCCCGGGCAGATCCTGATGCAGATCCTGTTCAGTGCGCTGAGCATGCTGGGAATGACCGGATCGATTGTATTTACCTATTATGCGTTCGGGCTGAGCGGAACACCGTGGTACCAGATCCTGACGATGAGCTGCCTGCTGTTTGTATCGGCCAGCTATACGCCCCTGCCCGGTGCGAGCGGCGCCCAGGAAGGCGGTTTCATGGCCTATTTCGCCGGGATCTTTACGGACGGTACAATCGGTGTCGGCTTGCTGATCTGGCGGTTCTTCACCTATTATATGTTCCTGATTGTGGGCGTAGGGACCGTGCTGAACGACAAGCGCCTGATCCGGCAGGAGAAGAAAAGGAAACAGGCGGAAGAGCGCCTGTCCGGAGCGGCGGATACTCCGGGGGAAGCGGATAACGCAGCCCCGGAAACGGCCGGCGGAACGGAAGACGAAACCCAGGAATGA
- the rsxC gene encoding electron transport complex subunit RsxC, translating into MRNTFRGGVHPEERKELSREARLRLFDPKGEMVFPLQQHIGKPAKPLVQRGDEVLTGQKIAEADGFVSAHIYSSCSGKVKAIEKRRVLGGGMIDCIVIDNDGQFTPFADFTQKESASHLSNDDIISRVQEAGIVGLGGAGFPTHVKLKPKDPDAIQYIIANGAECEPYLTCNDQLMRTQSTAIAEGLELVLRLFPNAEGVICIEENKPEAIHAMQIAVSGKPKIRVQEMITKYPQGGERSLIQAVTGVDFPISKLPADVGCIVQNVGTLYAIQRAVLYHEPLFSQCFTVSGDAVKEPGNFFVRVGTSYAELLEECGGIKEECKAAKALAGGPMMGVAIGSLDIPIQKQNNGLTVMAEDPVEDAEKLMTACLHCGRCTTVCPVGLMPQLMADAAIAGDLARYEKKLYGLECIQCGSCTFICPAKRPLMQVFKQAKAEITAAKKREGGNQK; encoded by the coding sequence GTGAGAAACACGTTTCGCGGCGGGGTGCACCCGGAGGAGCGGAAGGAGCTGAGCCGTGAGGCCCGGCTGCGCCTGTTTGACCCGAAAGGGGAAATGGTATTTCCGCTCCAGCAGCATATCGGGAAGCCCGCAAAGCCGCTGGTCCAACGGGGAGACGAGGTGCTGACAGGACAAAAGATTGCGGAGGCGGACGGATTTGTTTCCGCCCATATCTACTCCAGCTGTTCCGGCAAGGTAAAGGCGATCGAGAAGCGCCGGGTGCTTGGCGGAGGCATGATTGACTGCATCGTGATTGACAACGACGGGCAGTTTACTCCCTTTGCGGATTTCACGCAGAAGGAGAGCGCGTCCCACCTGTCCAACGATGATATCATCAGCCGTGTGCAGGAAGCAGGTATTGTAGGTCTCGGCGGCGCTGGATTCCCGACGCATGTTAAGCTGAAGCCCAAGGATCCGGACGCAATCCAGTACATCATTGCAAACGGCGCGGAATGTGAACCGTACCTGACCTGCAATGATCAGCTGATGCGCACCCAGTCCACGGCGATCGCGGAAGGCCTGGAGCTGGTACTCCGCCTTTTCCCGAACGCGGAGGGCGTAATCTGCATTGAGGAAAACAAACCCGAAGCGATCCACGCGATGCAGATTGCCGTTTCCGGCAAGCCGAAGATCCGGGTGCAGGAAATGATCACAAAGTACCCGCAGGGCGGTGAACGCAGCCTGATCCAGGCGGTGACGGGCGTTGATTTCCCGATCAGCAAGCTGCCGGCGGACGTGGGATGCATTGTGCAGAACGTAGGGACGCTGTACGCGATCCAGCGCGCGGTGCTGTACCATGAACCGCTGTTCAGCCAGTGCTTCACGGTGAGCGGCGATGCGGTGAAGGAACCCGGCAACTTCTTTGTACGGGTCGGCACGAGCTACGCGGAGCTGCTGGAGGAATGCGGCGGCATCAAGGAAGAATGCAAAGCGGCCAAGGCGCTGGCCGGCGGCCCGATGATGGGCGTTGCGATCGGAAGCCTGGATATTCCGATCCAGAAGCAGAACAACGGACTGACCGTGATGGCGGAAGACCCGGTGGAGGACGCGGAGAAACTGATGACCGCCTGCCTGCACTGCGGACGCTGCACCACGGTATGCCCGGTCGGGCTGATGCCCCAGCTGATGGCCGACGCGGCGATCGCCGGGGACCTGGCCCGGTATGAGAAGAAGCTGTACGGACTGGAGTGCATCCAGTGCGGCAGCTGCACCTTCATCTGCCCGGCGAAACGGCCGCTGATGCAGGTGTTCAAACAAGCCAAGGCGGAAATTACCGCCGCGAAAAAGCGGGAAGGGGGGAACCAGAAATGA
- a CDS encoding GGDEF domain-containing protein, which produces MGPGKQQYRIAFFTVDWNYELVESTLHGLKRYADDHENVYIYIFDCLGKDLDNAKDRSEYIIFDLPDLRKFDGVLVQGNQIVLKRVRDAIERRIVEAGVPAVSIGAPMEGCSLIRFDNRAAQRAIVNHVIRDHHAQRLVYLTGNTDNGSPEARERLDGFEDACEENRIPKQDVQIVPATWRTSDGTDLADTWIREKREMPDAFICANDEMAIGLMTALKNRGIRIPQDVIVTGFDNLSSSELSSPRLSTVGGDNQAQNYQAMDLLISLIDGKDSRKEILTDFHVVCSESCGCSETARPGTIRELYFQQTRFLKDFYNLQGQMAEDLFEANNLQELVETVGKNRRIFGCQDIYLCFNDYYFDHFDKSEWPEEEKPFGEEMILAVRKSGHSCGNGNENYEFIRFPTGELLPETLLKRERFMMFYPLHYNTYSIGYIALDGISDAAKMNLHESIFNFLEIAIENVRKKELLRQFNETLDELYVRDSLTGLYNRFGLKRFGQETFDWLMERDGGAQVLFTDMDDMKLTNDLYGHNAGDEALKASAWILSECCDPEDVIIRYGGDEFVIIAQWDEKDLKERILAAADDYNRSSGMPFQLGFSIGTCSAEASEGKTMDDCIKVADARMYEVKTERKAGR; this is translated from the coding sequence ATGGGTCCAGGCAAGCAACAGTACCGGATCGCCTTTTTTACGGTTGACTGGAATTATGAACTGGTTGAAAGCACATTGCATGGCCTGAAGCGGTATGCGGATGACCATGAGAACGTATATATCTATATTTTTGACTGTCTGGGCAAGGACCTGGACAACGCAAAGGACAGAAGCGAATACATCATTTTTGACCTGCCGGACCTGCGCAAATTTGACGGGGTACTGGTGCAGGGAAATCAGATTGTGCTGAAACGGGTACGGGATGCCATTGAACGCCGGATTGTGGAAGCCGGAGTCCCGGCGGTCAGCATCGGGGCACCGATGGAAGGGTGCTCTTTAATCCGCTTTGACAACCGCGCCGCCCAGCGGGCAATTGTAAACCATGTGATCCGCGATCATCACGCACAAAGGCTGGTTTACCTGACCGGAAATACCGACAACGGCAGCCCGGAAGCCCGGGAACGACTGGACGGGTTTGAAGACGCATGCGAGGAAAACAGGATCCCGAAGCAGGACGTGCAGATTGTTCCCGCCACATGGCGCACGAGCGACGGTACAGACCTTGCGGACACCTGGATTCGGGAAAAACGGGAAATGCCGGACGCGTTTATCTGCGCGAATGACGAAATGGCCATCGGCCTGATGACTGCCCTGAAAAACCGCGGAATCCGGATTCCGCAGGACGTGATTGTAACCGGGTTTGACAATCTGTCCAGCTCGGAGCTTTCCAGCCCCCGCCTGTCCACGGTGGGCGGGGACAACCAGGCCCAGAATTACCAGGCGATGGATCTGCTGATCAGCCTGATTGACGGGAAGGATTCCCGGAAGGAAATCCTTACCGACTTTCATGTGGTTTGTTCCGAATCCTGCGGATGTTCCGAAACGGCGCGGCCGGGGACGATCCGGGAACTGTATTTCCAGCAGACCCGCTTCCTGAAGGATTTCTACAACCTGCAGGGGCAGATGGCTGAAGACCTGTTCGAAGCCAATAACCTGCAGGAACTGGTGGAAACCGTCGGCAAGAACCGCCGGATTTTCGGATGCCAGGATATCTACCTGTGCTTCAACGACTATTACTTCGACCATTTTGACAAGAGCGAGTGGCCGGAGGAGGAGAAGCCCTTCGGCGAGGAAATGATCCTGGCGGTCCGGAAGAGTGGACATTCGTGCGGAAACGGTAACGAAAATTACGAATTTATCCGCTTCCCGACCGGGGAACTCCTGCCGGAAACCCTGCTGAAACGGGAACGGTTCATGATGTTCTATCCGCTGCACTACAACACCTATTCCATCGGATATATCGCACTGGACGGAATCAGCGACGCAGCGAAGATGAACCTGCATGAAAGCATATTCAACTTCCTGGAAATCGCCATTGAAAACGTGCGGAAGAAGGAACTTCTCCGCCAGTTCAATGAGACGCTGGATGAGCTGTACGTGCGGGACAGCCTGACCGGCCTGTATAACCGGTTCGGACTGAAACGCTTCGGGCAGGAGACATTTGACTGGCTGATGGAACGGGACGGCGGCGCCCAGGTTCTTTTCACGGATATGGATGACATGAAGCTGACCAATGACCTGTACGGCCATAACGCGGGCGATGAGGCGCTGAAAGCATCCGCGTGGATCCTGTCGGAGTGCTGTGATCCGGAAGACGTTATTATCCGGTATGGCGGCGACGAATTTGTGATCATTGCCCAATGGGACGAGAAAGACCTGAAAGAACGGATCCTGGCAGCTGCGGATGACTATAACCGCAGTTCCGGAATGCCGTTCCAGCTTGGATTCTCCATCGGCACATGCAGTGCGGAGGCTTCGGAAGGAAAGACGATGGACGACTGTATCAAAGTCGCCGACGCCCGGATGTACGAAGTCAAAACCGAGCGGAAAGCCGGAAGATAA
- a CDS encoding leucine-rich repeat domain-containing protein — MRKLPALLLACMLCLLSVCPSAGAASPDNGILISGDYEYILQGNGTAMITRFTGDADVVVVPARLDGIPVSSLGEKSFAWCPSLLDVTIPEGITSIGDYAFLYCTGLAAVFLPDTLNDIGRNPFTACGMLADIIVSEDHPALLWDDGVLFSRQDHRLVTFTAVRPRGSYTVPVGMTTIGASAFYACDNLTELILPDSVTTIGQKAFGLCTGLRSAVLPDSIDFIGASAFYGCHSLRSLIIPESVTSIAEKTFEDCTGLRELLLPRSVRTIGERAFYNCSALETVELPPRLKVISRSAFAGCRSLVRVTLPGKVTRIEDGAFLNCIGLEGIDLPVGIRSVGANAFSGCYSLREVILPPECAEIGTGAFRSCFALTSFRVPESAEEVPDELFAGCTGLTEILFPSGLRSIGARAFLACGQLAEVIIPDSVRSIGPQAFLGCRNLFRVSLPVPSADIAPDAFEQCDSLAGIP; from the coding sequence ATGCGGAAACTTCCGGCATTGCTGCTGGCATGTATGCTGTGCCTTCTTTCCGTATGCCCTTCTGCCGGGGCCGCTTCACCGGATAACGGGATCCTCATCAGCGGGGATTACGAATACATTCTCCAGGGCAACGGAACTGCCATGATTACGCGTTTCACGGGAGACGCGGATGTGGTGGTTGTACCTGCCCGGCTGGACGGTATCCCGGTCTCCTCCCTGGGGGAAAAATCCTTTGCATGGTGTCCTTCACTGCTGGATGTCACAATTCCCGAGGGCATCACATCCATCGGCGATTATGCTTTCCTCTACTGCACCGGCCTCGCGGCCGTCTTCCTGCCGGATACCCTGAACGATATCGGCCGGAACCCGTTTACCGCGTGCGGCATGCTGGCAGATATCATTGTTTCGGAAGATCATCCGGCGCTTCTGTGGGATGACGGTGTGCTTTTCAGCCGCCAGGACCACCGGCTGGTCACCTTTACTGCGGTGCGTCCCCGCGGATCCTATACCGTTCCGGTTGGTATGACCACTATCGGGGCGTCCGCATTCTATGCGTGTGATAACCTCACAGAGCTGATTCTGCCGGATTCCGTTACCACCATCGGGCAGAAGGCTTTCGGCCTCTGCACCGGCCTGCGTTCCGCCGTACTGCCGGACAGCATTGATTTCATCGGCGCATCTGCGTTTTACGGCTGCCATTCCCTGCGTTCACTGATCATTCCGGAGTCCGTCACTTCCATCGCGGAAAAGACATTCGAGGACTGCACAGGCCTCCGGGAGCTTCTCCTTCCGAGGTCTGTCAGAACCATTGGGGAGCGTGCCTTTTACAACTGTTCCGCACTGGAAACAGTCGAACTTCCTCCGCGCCTGAAAGTCATCAGCCGGAGCGCCTTCGCCGGGTGCCGGAGTCTGGTCCGCGTCACCCTGCCGGGGAAGGTCACCCGGATTGAAGACGGTGCTTTCCTGAACTGCATCGGACTGGAAGGCATCGATCTTCCCGTTGGCATTCGTTCCGTCGGCGCTAATGCGTTCTCCGGCTGCTACAGCCTCCGGGAAGTCATCCTGCCGCCTGAATGTGCGGAAATCGGCACCGGTGCATTCCGGAGCTGTTTCGCACTCACCTCTTTCAGGGTTCCGGAATCTGCGGAAGAAGTCCCGGATGAGCTGTTTGCCGGATGCACCGGCCTGACTGAAATCCTTTTCCCATCCGGTCTCCGTTCCATCGGTGCCCGCGCGTTCCTGGCCTGTGGGCAGCTTGCGGAAGTCATCATCCCGGACAGCGTGCGTTCCATCGGTCCGCAGGCATTCCTGGGCTGCCGGAACCTGTTCCGCGTCTCGCTGCCGGTTCCGTCCGCGGATATTGCGCCCGATGCATTTGAGCAGTGTGACAGCCTGGCCGGGATTCCGTAA
- a CDS encoding RnfABCDGE type electron transport complex subunit A: MNGLIMIMVGSALISNVVLNQFLGICSFLGVSKQMKASASLGVAVIFVITIASAVASLLYDYVLNPLGMDFMKTIIFILVIAALVQIVEMFLKKKSPGVYQALGIYLPLITTNCAVLGVALNNVQDGYNFIECVTSGFGTALGYTIAIILLAGIRTRINEKDLPAPLRGAPIVMIAAALMSIAFMGFGGLPH, encoded by the coding sequence GTGAACGGACTGATCATGATTATGGTGGGCAGTGCCCTGATCAGCAACGTCGTGCTGAACCAGTTCCTGGGAATCTGTTCCTTCCTCGGTGTTTCCAAACAGATGAAGGCTTCCGCCAGCCTGGGCGTGGCTGTCATCTTCGTTATCACCATTGCCAGCGCCGTGGCCAGCCTGCTGTATGACTATGTGCTGAATCCGCTGGGCATGGACTTCATGAAAACCATCATTTTCATCCTGGTGATTGCCGCGCTGGTCCAGATTGTGGAAATGTTCCTGAAGAAGAAGTCCCCCGGGGTGTACCAGGCGCTGGGTATTTACCTGCCGCTGATCACCACCAACTGCGCAGTGCTGGGCGTTGCCCTGAACAACGTGCAGGATGGGTACAACTTCATTGAATGCGTTACCAGCGGTTTTGGTACGGCACTGGGCTACACCATTGCCATCATCCTGCTGGCCGGAATCCGTACCCGGATCAATGAGAAGGACCTGCCGGCCCCGCTGCGGGGCGCCCCGATTGTCATGATTGCCGCCGCGTTGATGTCCATCGCGTTTATGGGCTTCGGCGGGCTGCCGCACTGA
- a CDS encoding electron transport complex subunit E produces the protein MKKYFERLWNGLVKENPVLVLMLGMCPALAVSTQAMNGIGMGLSTLAVLVLSNLVISLLRKVIPDQVRLPAYIVIVASLVTVTELLIKAYIPSIYEALGIYIPLIVVNCIILGRAEAYANKHTPLLSVMDGIGMGIGFTVALTIAGAIRELLGAGKIFGFQLLPEGFGMTIFIQPPGAFLVFALIIAVMNAIGIKTRQRQLVESGCDGNCALCSTVCSDRKEETAGAEEQPKALQEAPKAIEAAVKEGGEVK, from the coding sequence ATGAAAAAGTATTTCGAGCGCCTCTGGAACGGCCTGGTCAAGGAAAACCCGGTACTGGTCCTGATGCTGGGCATGTGCCCGGCCCTGGCGGTATCCACCCAGGCGATGAATGGTATCGGCATGGGCCTGAGCACCCTGGCGGTACTGGTGCTGAGCAACCTGGTGATCAGCCTGCTGCGGAAGGTGATTCCGGACCAGGTACGGCTGCCCGCGTATATTGTGATTGTTGCCAGCCTGGTGACGGTGACGGAACTGCTGATCAAAGCCTATATCCCCAGCATTTATGAAGCGCTGGGCATCTACATTCCGCTGATCGTGGTGAACTGCATCATCCTCGGCCGTGCGGAAGCTTACGCCAACAAGCATACGCCGCTGCTCTCCGTGATGGACGGTATCGGCATGGGTATCGGCTTTACAGTCGCACTGACGATTGCCGGTGCGATCCGTGAACTGCTGGGCGCCGGAAAGATCTTCGGCTTCCAGCTCCTGCCGGAAGGCTTCGGAATGACGATCTTCATCCAGCCTCCGGGAGCGTTCCTGGTATTCGCACTGATCATCGCTGTGATGAACGCCATCGGCATCAAAACCCGCCAGCGCCAGCTGGTGGAGAGCGGATGCGACGGCAACTGCGCACTGTGCTCCACCGTGTGCAGTGACCGGAAGGAAGAAACCGCCGGTGCGGAAGAGCAGCCGAAAGCGCTGCAGGAGGCACCCAAGGCCATTGAGGCCGCCGTGAAGGAAGGAGGCGAGGTGAAGTGA
- a CDS encoding lysophospholipase: protein MKNIPFHFPSKTGVCEISAHIYTPEDGYFETVMVIHHGMAEHQKRYEGYIRFLCDHGIAVYMHDMANHGESNQDPELKGWFGKRNGWNALIEDYREMVLRAKQEHPSCRIIVMGHSMGSFIVRMYVSRYPQDGFTGAIFMGTGGPNPAAGAGKAAAAVIGAVRGKKHKSNLMNTMAFGTYGKKFEGRTPFDWLTRDREIVDKYMADPYCGFLFTVQGMSDLVRVNAASNTEAWARGIPPELPILLISGGLDPVGDYGAGVQKVAEMLKESGHTRVTTKIYPECRHEVLNELNRDEVMADIAAWIKEK from the coding sequence ATGAAGAACATACCGTTTCATTTTCCGTCCAAGACGGGTGTGTGTGAAATCAGCGCCCATATCTATACGCCGGAAGACGGATATTTCGAAACCGTGATGGTGATTCACCATGGCATGGCGGAACACCAGAAAAGATATGAGGGATACATCCGATTCCTGTGTGATCACGGGATTGCGGTATACATGCATGACATGGCCAACCACGGTGAATCCAACCAGGACCCGGAACTGAAGGGCTGGTTCGGAAAGCGGAATGGCTGGAATGCGCTGATTGAGGATTACCGGGAAATGGTGCTGCGCGCAAAGCAGGAGCATCCGTCCTGCAGGATCATTGTGATGGGGCATTCCATGGGCTCATTCATCGTGCGGATGTATGTATCCCGCTATCCGCAGGATGGATTTACAGGCGCGATCTTTATGGGAACCGGCGGCCCCAATCCGGCAGCAGGTGCGGGAAAAGCGGCGGCTGCCGTGATCGGTGCGGTACGCGGGAAAAAGCATAAGAGCAATCTGATGAACACCATGGCGTTCGGCACATACGGGAAAAAGTTTGAAGGGCGGACCCCGTTTGACTGGCTGACCCGTGACCGGGAAATCGTGGACAAATATATGGCGGATCCATACTGCGGATTCCTGTTTACGGTACAGGGCATGAGCGACCTGGTTCGGGTCAATGCTGCTTCCAACACAGAGGCATGGGCCAGGGGAATTCCGCCGGAACTTCCCATCCTGCTGATCAGCGGCGGGCTGGACCCGGTGGGGGATTACGGAGCCGGAGTACAGAAGGTTGCGGAGATGCTGAAGGAGAGCGGACATACGCGCGTGACCACCAAAATCTATCCGGAATGCCGGCATGAGGTCCTGAATGAACTGAACCGGGACGAAGTCATGGCCGATATTGCCGCATGGATCAAGGAAAAATAA